ccaggctggccttgaacccacagagatccactgcctctgcctccccagtgctgggattacaagtgtgcatccCTGTACCCGGGGCAACAGTTAATTTCTTGAGGACTCTAGTGTGGCAGAGGCACCAGGGCGGGGAGCTTGAGTAGGCCTCTGGCTGGGTTAGCTGTTTACCCTTACTCCACTATGGCTATCCAAGGCCTGTTGGAAGAATATGGGCACTTTCCCCTGTTAGGCCTCAAGTTCCACCCCacctttctttattttgagatagggtcggctaggtagccaaggctagcccagaactcactatgttacCCAAGCTGGTGCAGGAATTCCAAGCATGTACCACACACGGCTCCATGGCCTCCTTTTGTGTGACTGTTTTATAACACTCCCCTTACTGTCGGAAAgtgaaatttattcatttaatttagaTGTTTAAAGAGagacttgctgggcatggtggcacatgcctttaatcccagcacttgggaggcagaggcaggtggatcgctgtgagttagtttgaggccagcctggtttacaaagcgagtccaggacagccaaggctacacagagaaaccctgtcttgaaaaacaaacaaataaacaaaaacaccaaaaaaaaaaaatctgttccaatatataagcattcaaatatgagcATTTTACTCTGATAATGACATAAGCAAATGCTTGTGTTGGTTCTAGAAAGTGAAGATGATCAGAAGCAATTCTATGTGAAAACTACCAGAAAATGGTAAGATTTCAAGGAAGATGTGGCCTTCCCcaaaatcaattcttttttttttttttaaaatgaaacagagaacAGTTGCCTTTGACTTACCAGTTATTTCCATTGAGAAATAAAGGTGCAAGCTGGGTAGTagcttgggagggagaggcaggcagatcactgtgagtttgaggccagcctggtctaaaaaacaagtctagaacagccaagggtacacagagaaaccccgtttcaaaaaaccaaaagagggctggagagacagctcaaaggttaagagcactgggtgctcttccaaaggtcctgagttcaattcccagcaaccacatggtggctcacaaccatttatagtgagatctgataccctcttctagcctgtagGCCCACATActgtataactaataaataaatcttaaaaaaacaaaaacaaaaacaaaaaactgagagagagagagagagagagagaaagagagagagagataacggTGCATTAAAATCATATAAGCCTGTTTCCCGGAGGTATATCTATTCTGCAGAGAAAAGTCATTGGGCCCTTCTCTTTGCTGATGAGTTCACCTCTGAGGCCTCTGGAGGGACCTTAGAAACTGTGTGACATGTCATAGCCATGGCCCGTCCTGTTGCTTCCTCCCTGGTTCTGAGAAGACAGACTGCAGTTGGACCATCCTAGAGTtgagccagcccctcccccacccccaaccagaGTATCACCTGGCCTGCGATTTCTGCCCTCCATGCAGGGGCAGCCAGGGGCCTGGGCCTAGGCAGAGGGCTATGCAGTGCCTGCAGTGTCCCCATGTCACTTCATTCCTGTTCCTACAGCCTACCCCTCACACTACCCTGGACATAGTGTCTGGAGGGCACAGCAAATTCTGAGGCGCAACCAAGTTTAGGGAGTACCTATGTATACCGGTGATGTTTCTTTGTACGGTGTCACCACAGTCCTTGTGCACAACAGTCAGAGAACAACGGACAGGCCatgtttaagtatttttaaatatttaattaaaaactccCTCCATAGTCCCAGGTTTGTGCAGAGAGAGTGGCATGGCATTTGGGAAgccggagggggagggggaggaggaagaagaggaggagaaggaggNNNNNNNNNNNNNNNNNNNNNNNNNNNNNNNNNNNNNNNNNNNNNNNNNNNNNNNNNNNNNNNNNNNNNNNNNNNNNNNNNNNNNNNNNNNNNNNNNNNNtcttttttttttttttaaaatgaaacagagaacAGTTGCCTTTGACTTACCAGTTATTTTCCATTGAGAAATAAAGGTGCAAGCTGGGTAGTagcttgggagggagaggcaggcagatcactgtgagttttgaggccagcctggtctaaaaaacaagtctagaacagccaagggtacacagagaaaccccgtttcaaaaaccaaaagagggctggagagacagctcaaaggttaagagcactggtgctcttccaaggtcctgagttcaattcccagcaaccacatggtggctcacaaccatttatagtgagatctgataccctcttctagcctgtagGCCCACATActgtataactaataaataaatcttaaaaaaacaaaaacaaaaacaaaaaactgagagagagagagagagagagagaaagagagagagagataacggTGCATTAAAACATATAAGCCTGTTCTCCCGGAGGTATATCTATTCTGCAGAGAAAAGTCATTGGGCCCTTCTCTTTGCTGATGAGTTCACCTCTGAGGCCTCTGGAGGGACCTTAGAAACTGTGTGACATGTCATAGCCATGGCCCGTCCTGTTGCTTCCTCCCTGGTTCTGAGAAGACAGACTGCAGTTGGACCATCCTAGAGTtgagccagcccctccccccacccccaaccagaGTATCACCTGGCCTGCGATTTCTGCCCTCCATGCAGGGGCAGCCAGGGGCCTGGGCCTAGGCAGAGGGCTATGCAGTGCCTGCAGTGTCCCCATGTCACTTCATTCCTGTTCCTACAGCCTACCCCTCACACTACCCTGGACATAGTGTCTGGAGGGCACAGCAAATTCTGAGGCGCAACCAAGTTTAGGGAGTACCTATGTATACCGGTGATGTTTCTTTGTACGGTGTCACCACAGTCCTTGTGCACAACAGTCAGAGAACAACGACAGGCCatgtttaagtatttttaaatattattaaaaactcCCTCCATAGTCCCAGGTTTGTGCAGAGAGAGTGGCATGGCATTTGGGAAgccggagggggagggggaggaggaagaagaggaggagaaggaggaggaagaggaggaggagggcctggGTGGTCTCATGGAGGTACTGAGGGTGgcttgcttttttccttctgggtcaGCGATATAAGAATGAAAGTGCCATCCTGCTTGAAGGAAGGGGAGCTCCTGatagtcccacccccaccccaccccccctttctGGTCCTCTTAGGCCAGAGACTATGGGGCTCTATCCTCCGGCATCTGCTGGAGGAGTCTCTCCCAGAACTGTAGCCACTCAGAGCTGGAGGTATATAAAGGAAACAGTCTCTTTGAGATGTTTCTTGCCTGGCAGTCCCCTCTGTGCAGCTGGACAGTCAGTCTCCCATTGCTCCCCAGCCTCTTCAGTCACAGGCAAGAAAACAGGTAGGCCTGGGTGACCAGCAGCCCTTGCTTTCCTGAGGGCCCAGGCCTGATTTGGCCAAGCTGCTGGAAGGTGTGTTCCCATTGGAGCCAAGCCATGGCAAGTCCAAGAGGCACTCCCTTGGGAGGCCAGGCCCACAGCTGTGGGAGGCAAGACGTGTGAAAACTCAAGTCCTGAGTGTGCAACACCTTTCTCTGTAGTTGATTCCAGCAAGAAAGGCTTTGGTGCCTctgatcctcttcctcctcccggCTCCCCTGGCCCAGGTTGAGAACCTTAGGGCTGTCCCACTGGCTGACTCTGCAGAAACGGCCTGCTTGGCTTGCAGGGGCCTCTCTCCCATTATGCAGGGGTAGCCGCATAATAGGTCTCCTGCCCTGTGGGCTGGGGGCATCTGTGAGATGGTGGAGTCCTGTGGAACCCAGATCCCTGTCCTTGTGGCTTGGATTTCACTGGCCCAGCATGCAGGCCTTCTTGCAGGCCACCGCAGAGACCAGGGCTGCTCCCCTGCCGCTGCCCTCCTCTGATTCGATGAAAGTGATTTCGCAGTTGGGTGTCAGCCTGCGCACACTGTCGTGGAACCGCTCCTTGAAGCTGAACAGGAGGAAAATAAGGCAGGCATTTCTTCTCCCATCCTTTAGACCTCACTCTTGCCACCCTGCCTCGGCAGCCCTACCCCTATCCCAACCCGGTCTGCAGGAAGGCCAAGGGAGAACCAGGCTCACAAATGCCTGCAGTTGAGAGCCACGCCCTTTGGACCTCCCATTGGAGAGGTTGGAGCAGAGCAAAGGTGGAAGCTGACCTAGGGTGCAACTTGTACACGGAGCCATCCACGCCCACTGTGATGCGCATCACATCCTCACTGCGGCTTTCGCGCATGCGATTTATGACCCCCGCTAGTCCTGCTGAGCACATGTGCGCGGCCCGAGTGGACACGCTCTCACAGGCACGGCGCACAATATCGCAGTCGGTGACGGAGGGCCGAAGTCCTAGAGTGCTCAGGATGTTGTGGGTCTGTTTGCGGTCGCCAGAGTCGCTGCGGGCAGGATTGGGAAGGGAAGTCACTGAGGGTCCTGGAGGAATGGAATGACGCGCCTGGCCCAGCAGTCCTTTAGTCAGCACTGGATTCTCTCTATCATGAGGGTGACAATGCCACATTTATTCAGGCTGTGGCATGGGTGAAGTTGAAACCGTGGCTCTGGGTAGTGGGGAATGACTGGGGACCGTGGACACTGAGTCAGTGGACAGTCAGAGGCCACAGCGGCGGTGGGGCGGGGGCAGCGCCGTTGGGATTGGCTTCCTGACCCCCTGGGCCCCTGACCTAATACTTTGCTTCCCCTAGAACCCTGCTCCATTCCTCTGGGacactcttcccccacccccatcccttcttCTCCCGCAGCCCGCCCCCTGCTTTTGCTCCCTCCAGGTACCTCTCCACCTGCGACACAAAACGGGTCTCGAAGGCGCCACGTGTGCGCAGCTGCTCTGACGCCTCTCCGTGGAACAGAAGGTTCTCATCCACCAGCTTGAGCAACACAAGTCGTACCAGCTCGCCCATGTATTTTCCACCAATGAGCTTTTCATACCTGGGCTCAGAACAGTCGGTCATGCCAGCTGGCCCTCGGGAAATCCCCACAGGTCCCGTTCCGGTTGGGAGGTGACCTCTCTCATTCCCACCCCAGCCATTATCCAAGGTCCTTGCCCTCatgccctgcctcccccccccccaatttgtaAACAGAGGCTTCAGAAACCTCGGGTCCTAGGAACCTATGCATTTTGAACCCAGCTGAGGGAATGCGGCCCTTGCTTTGCTGCTGGCCCTGGTATATGAAAGGGATAGAGAGTTAAGGAGCCTCTGTGGTCCTTTGAAACCATAATGGTGGCAGGCCTTGTGTGAGGAGCACAGCCGGGGACTTCAGTCCTTCCACAACTGTGTGAAGGGATGCTAGTCTCAGTGGCTCACTGGGTTGGTGCCCAGCATGGCACATGGCAgcctggtgtgtgtatgtatgtgtgtgtgtacatatatacacacacatacatacatacacacaaacatatataaacatactacacatgtgtatgtatgtgtgtgtatatatctacacatttttttttttttttgcctaatcTGTTACCCTTCTTATTTTCATCTTGAAATCCAGAAAATATAAATGACCTAACGGAGGTCTGTGAGGGCTGAGATGAAGCTCATTAAGTGGTTAGCAAGCGAATGGTGATAGGCGcaatttgtttaatttatttatttactttcttgggagacagggtcttcactatatagccctagctatcctggaacttgctatgtagccctggctggcctggaacgcaaagaaatctgtctgcctctgcctcccacgtgttgagattaaaggagtgGCCTTCGACACCCGCCAGTAGTCATGATTCAAGACAAGCTCTGTGCAGCTCTTTCCCAGAATGTGTTCTGACAACCTACAGCATCCCCTGAATGCGAATAGTCATTTTGTGGAACTGGCACACATATGTGCTTTGGGGGCAGGTTCTGTCTTAAACAAGATAGACTTTGCTAAAGGTCTTTCAGAGCTGTCTGGTGGCAGGCCATCTATAAAAGTAGAGAGGTAAGAGTTTATACTAGCCACCATGATGCCTCCACGCCTCACAGCGCAGGCTGTAGCTGAGCTGAAGAGAAGAGGCAGCTCACAGAGGGATCATCGGTCTGCTTCTCCCCAGAGCTGTTTATAAGCAAGCTATTAAGTGCTGTGACCCAGGCATGGTGTGCCAGGCAAGAGCAGCTTCTGGGGTGGGCTAGGAGggtgggcagtgggggaggggcatcctTACAGCTGCTGACCGGGGTTCACTGAGCTTTCATCCACCAATCGATCGTACTCCAGCAGGAACTCATCCAGCTCGCCTGAGTCCCCGAAGGCGCCCCACTCCGTGTTGACACACATGCGTCCCTCGTCCCCTTCCACCAGCTCCACATTCTGCATCTCCTCCATGTAGCAGGCATTGCAGCCAGTGCCTACAGGGGTGGGGCACATTGGGCTGTAAGAACCAGGGGTGGATGCTGGAAGGCTAGAGCAGCTGTGTAATGAGGAGTAGCTGGGAGGGGGCTGGCATCCCTCATCTTCCACCGGTTCCACATTCTGCATCTCCTCCATGTAACAGGCACTGCAGCCATTGCCTACAGGGGTGGGGCACATTGGGCTGTAAGAACCAGGAGCAGATGCTGAACTAGAGCAGCTGTGTAATGAGGAGTAGCTGGAGGGCTGGCATCCCTCATCCCCTTCCACCAGTTCCACATACTGCATCTCCTCCATGTAGCAAGCATTGTAGTCGGTGCCTACAGGGGTGGGCACATTGGGCTGTAAAAACTGGAGTGGATGCTGGAAGGCTAGAGCAGCTGTGTTAATGAAGAGtagctggagggctggagagatggctcagtggttaagagcactggctgcttttccagaggtcttgagttcaattcccagcagccacatggtggctcacaaccatctgtaatggactctgaatccctcttctggtgtgcatgaagacagagcactcatatacattaaataaataaatctttttttttttccaagataggatttctctgtgtagctttggctgtcctggacttgctttgtaggccaggccagcagcgaactcaacagcaatccgcctgcctctgcctcttgagtgctgggattaaaggcgtgcaccaccacgcccagctcaataaatcttaaaaaaagaaaagagtagctGGGTCAGTCTCTGACTACCCTCTAACAAGGATGGCATCCCAGCTCTTGACCTGGGAAGTCAGGGGATGGAGAAAAACAAGGTGTGCCAATGTGGTTTTGACAAGTGGAAATGGATGTAAGGTGTCATGGTTTTagcttttaagtttttgtttttgttttttgttttgttttggtttggtttttcgagacagtgtttccctgtgtagccttggctgtcctggacttgctttgtagaccaggctggccgcgaattcacatcgatccacctgcctctgcctcccgagtgctgggattaaagatgtgtgccaccatgtctggcttatcttttaagtttttaaacattttctgtatataagtgctttgtctgtctgtatgtctgtacaccacatgtgtgcctgcttggttcccagagaagccagaggtggagtatagatcccctggaactagagttgcataCAGacagtcaccatgtgggtgcagagaatcgaacttaggtcctctggagagcagcaagtgttcttaactgctcagccatcctcCCCAGCCCCCCGTTTTCTAGCACTGTAAGCACACCTTTAAGTCTCTCTCCTGAGCCCTTTTAGGGGACGCCCAAGGCGAATATGACACCGTGTGGGCCCTTGGAACAGTCCAGAGGCTACTGCAACAGGGCCTGCGGCAGTTTGCCTCCAAAAGATACCCGTCATTTTGGA
This DNA window, taken from Acomys russatus chromosome 22, mAcoRus1.1, whole genome shotgun sequence, encodes the following:
- the Gck gene encoding hexokinase-4 translates to MAMDTTRSGAQSLTLVEQILAEFQLQEEDLKKVMRRMQKEMDRGLRLETHEEASVKMLPTYVRSTPEGSEVGDFLSLDLGGTNLRVMLVKVGEGEAGQWSVKTKHQMYSIPEDAMTGTAEMLFDYISECISDFLAKHQMKHKKLPLGFTFSFPVRHEDIDKGILLNWTKGFKASGAEGNNIVGLLRDAIKRRGDFEMDVVAMVNDTVATMISCYYEDRQCEVGMIVGTGCNACYMEEMQNVELVEGDEGRMCVNTEWGAFGDSGELDEFLLEYDRLVDESSVNPGQQLYEKLIGGKYMGELVRLVLLKLVDENLLFHGEASEQLRTRGAFETRFVSQVESDSGDRKQTHNILSTLGLRPSVTDCDIVRRACESVSTRAAHMCSAGLAGVINRMRESRSEDVMRITVGVDGSVYKLHPSFKERFHDSVRRLTPNCEITFIESEEGSGRGAALVSAVACKKACMLGQ